In the genome of Bacillota bacterium, the window CACTTCTTCAAAGGAGAGGTTTGTAGTGTCAATAATTATGGCGTCATTTACAATTGTCAGCGGTGAATCTTCCCGGCTGGAATCTATTTTATCACGATTTGTAATTTCTGCGGCAACTTCCTTTTCATTCAGGTTTATACCCTTTGCCTGCTGCTCCTTCATCCGCCGCCTTGCTCGCTCTTCCACCGATGCGTCCAAATAAAACTTGTAATCGGCATCGGGCATCACTATTGAAGCAATATCTCTCCCTTCCATAATTATCCCCACCGATTCCGCAGCAATCTGCTGCTGCATTTTAACCAGCCGCCTGCGTACTTCTGATATGCAGGATACCGGGGAAACCATTTTATTAACGTTAGTATTACGAATTTCTTCCGTTACATCTTCTCCATCCAGGAATACCCTGTTATCATTATTAATCTGAACCAAAGTAGAGGCCAGCATTCGGGCAAGGGCATCAGAATCTGATATATCAACATCCTTACGGATTACTTTTAAAGTTATTGCCCTGTACATTGCCCCGGTATCCAAATACTTTATTTTAAGCCGTTTCGATATTTCTCTGGCCACCGTGCTTTTTCCGGCACCGGCCGGACCATCAATCGCTATTTTCGGTTTTCTATTTTTGGGGGGGTTCTTTATTTCCATGTTATTTCTTTACCCTTTTCTTATAATTCAATGGTTACTGTTCTATGTGTCCCGTAGATTGACTGCTTTTTTAAGATAGACATGTTTAACCTGGGCTTGGGTCAGATCAGTGTTGACCATCAGCATTACCCTGATACATGCGGGTAAGGCTCCGGGCACATTTATCTCAGAAGCACAGAAAAGGGGAACTTCACTCCAACCCATATTTCTGGCTGCTTTAGCTGGAAAGGCAGCATTAAGATCCGGGGTAGCGGAGAAAAAAACTGCAGCAATTGACTTCGAATCCAGTTTATTCTCTTCCACCATTGCCGCTAATAATTCAGCTGTAGCTTCATAAATAGCCGAAGGTTCATTAGCTTCAACGGTTGTAGCGCCTCTTATTCCACGTACATGATAAAATTCAGTCAAAACAACCATCCTTCTTTTTGCAGCATTCCTATTCTCTCATTAATTGCGGCTTTTTGCAAGCAATAGTGCCTGACTAAAGTCCTGTGAGATGTTTTAACACATTGATTTCCTGTTCAGTCAGGTGACGGTATGACCCTTCCAAAAGATTTTCAGTATTAAGACCGGCAAAACTGATCCTGGTCAACTCTATCACAGGGTGATTTATTTCCAAACACATTTTTTTTACCTGTCTCTTTCTGCCTTCGGTTAGTGCTATTTCAAGCAGTGATGTTTTAGAATCCGCGCCTACCTTGACTATATTTACTTTGGCAGGCGCCGTTTTTTCCCCTTCCAGGATTAAACCTTTCTTCATTCTACTCAGTTCTTTCGGCCGTGGCACTCCCTTGACCCAGACCCTGTATATTTTCGGTATGTTGTATTTCGGGTGAGTCAGCCTGTATGCCAGTTCACCATCATTAGTCAGCAGTAGGACACCGGTTGTATCAGCATCCAGCCTGCCAATGGGGAAAATACGCTCGTTAATATCCTCTAAAAGGGCCATTATAGTCGGCCGGCCATGTGTATCTTTAACAGTGCTGATAAATCCCGAAGGTTTATTTAAGATAATATATATTTTCTTCTCAACCAGGCTGATCTGTTTTCCGTCAACGGTAACCAGATCTTCGGGATTAACCTGCTGCTGTGGTAACCCGGCTATTACATTGTTAACCTGCACTTTTCCCTGTCTGATTAACTCTTCAGCTTTTCTGCGGGAAGTTACTCCCGCTTTGGCCAGGTATTTTGCAAGGCGCATCCTGGTTACCTCATTCTGCTTCTATTTGAGCTTCGCTCTGGATTACCGTTTCAGTTTTATGATCATTATCATCGCAGGGTTTATCTATTTCCAGCGGGGGTAGTTCATTTAGTTCTTTCAGGCCAAAATATTTCAGAAAATCTATAGTTGTACAGTATAACAAGGGTCTGCCTGGCCCTTCTTTTCGACCGCTGATCCGGATCAACCTTCTTTTCAAGAGATTTTCCAGGACATGCTCGCTTCTGACACCCCTGATCGATTCAATTTCTATTCGTGTAACCGGCTGCTT includes:
- the cmk gene encoding (d)CMP kinase → MEIKNPPKNRKPKIAIDGPAGAGKSTVAREISKRLKIKYLDTGAMYRAITLKVIRKDVDISDSDALARMLASTLVQINNDNRVFLDGEDVTEEIRNTNVNKMVSPVSCISEVRRRLVKMQQQIAAESVGIIMEGRDIASIVMPDADYKFYLDASVEERARRRMKEQQAKGINLNEKEVAAEITNRDKIDSSREDSPLTIVNDAIIIDTTNLSFEEVVEKITGIITSDPS
- the aroH gene encoding chorismate mutase; translated protein: MVVLTEFYHVRGIRGATTVEANEPSAIYEATAELLAAMVEENKLDSKSIAAVFFSATPDLNAAFPAKAARNMGWSEVPLFCASEINVPGALPACIRVMLMVNTDLTQAQVKHVYLKKAVNLRDT
- a CDS encoding pseudouridine synthase, yielding MRLAKYLAKAGVTSRRKAEELIRQGKVQVNNVIAGLPQQQVNPEDLVTVDGKQISLVEKKIYIILNKPSGFISTVKDTHGRPTIMALLEDINERIFPIGRLDADTTGVLLLTNDGELAYRLTHPKYNIPKIYRVWVKGVPRPKELSRMKKGLILEGEKTAPAKVNIVKVGADSKTSLLEIALTEGRKRQVKKMCLEINHPVIELTRISFAGLNTENLLEGSYRHLTEQEINVLKHLTGL